One genomic region from Cryptococcus neoformans var. grubii H99 chromosome 10, complete sequence encodes:
- a CDS encoding metacaspase-1 has protein sequence MSWNQYPGGGHHQQSGYGYRPPPPQWAQQGPPPPPNMGYRPPPPQGYYNHPPPPQQYQPPAPQQGGYQQGGYQQNQQSQGNYRTSNGGYAPPTGAPVESNYHHTGAGYTPPNGTPHQNYAPYGAGAPIRPPSQAQHYGPQLQGQGGQSAQPYFQYSQCTGKKKALCIGINYVGSSSALAGCINDAHNVQKFLIERYGYKSEDIVMLTDDARNPRQIPTRANILAAMQWLVQGAKPNDSLFFHYSGHGGQTEDLDGDEDDGYDEVIYPLDFKTAGHIVDDDITDCKDRHNIMVRPLPAGCRLTAIYDSCHSGTALDLPYIYSTEGVIKEPNLLAEAGQGLLSAGMSYLRGDTGGMLQGIMGIGKKVMKQNSGAMEKTRQTKTSPADVISWSGCKDSQTSADTQEAGRATGAMSYAFIAALTKYPQQSYVQLLNTIRDELKGKYDQKPQLSASHPIDTNILFIC, from the exons ATGTCCTGGAACCAATATCCAGGCGGTGGACACCACCAACAAAGCGGCTATGGCTACAGaccccctccccctcagTGGGCGCAACAGGgacctcctccccctcccaatATGGG ATatcgccctcctcctcctcaaggATACTATAACCACCCTCCCCCGCCTCAGCAATACCAGCCACCAGCTCCTCAGCAAGGCGGTTATCAACAAGGGGGTTATCAACAGAATCAACAATCTCAGGGCAATTATAGAACAAGCAATGGAGGCTACGCACCTCCTACTGGTGCTCCTGTGGAGTCGAACTACCATCACACTGGCGCTGGTTACACTCCTCCCAATGGAACTCCTCATCAGAACTATGCGCCTTATGGAGCCGGCGCCCCGA TCCGACCACCATCCCAGGCGCAACATTATGGTCCGCAATTGCAAGGCCAGGGCGGGCAATCTGCACAGCCTTACTTTCAATACTCTCAAT GTACCGGTAAAAAGAAGGCTCTCTGT ATTGGTATCAACTATGTTGGCTCATCTTCGGCTCTTGCGGGGTGTATTAATGACGCGCACAACGTTCAAAAGTTCCTTATCG AGCGATACGGATACAAGTCTGAAGACATCGTCATGCTCACGGATGATGCCCGCAACCCCCGCCAGATTCCAACTCGTGCCAACATCCTCGCCGCTATGCAGTGGTTGGTCCAGGGTGCTAAGCCTAACGACTCTCTGTTCTTCCACTA CTCTGGACATGGCGGTCAAACGGAGGATTTGGATGgtgacgaggatgatggatatGACGAGGTTATTTACCCTCTGGATTTCAAGACTGCTGGCCACattgtggatgatgaca TCACTGATTGTAAAGACAGGCACAATATCATGGTCCGCCCTCTTCCCGCTGGTTGTCGTCTGACTGCGATCTACGATTC CTGTCATTCTGGGACAGCCCTTGACTTGCCTTACATCTATTCCACCGAAGGTGTCATTAAAGAAcccaatcttcttgccgAGGCCGGTCAAGGTCTCCTCTCCGCCGGTATGTCTTATCTTCGAGGTGATACCGGCGGTATGCTCCAGGGTATCATGGGTATTGGTAAGAAGGTCATGAAGCAAAACTCTGGTGCTATGGAAAAGACACGACAGACCAAGACTTCTCCCGCGGATGTTATCAGTTGGTCCGGATGTAAGGATTCGCAAACCAGTGCCGATACGCAAGAGGCAGGCAGAGCAACAGGCGCAATGTCTTATGCGTTCATTGCTGCTTTAACCAAGTACCCTCAGCAGAGCTATGTGCAGTTATTGAACACTATCAGAGACGAATTGAAGGGCAAGTATGATCAAAAGCCCCAGTTGTCTGCAAGTCACC CCATAGATACCAACATCCTGTTCATCTGTTAA